The Blastomonas fulva genome contains a region encoding:
- a CDS encoding alpha/beta hydrolase: MHWQVNRRQMLLASGVLLMNVPALDAREALQIPQGTGPLPPEWTTAPSIALWDGPPPGAPASAPVRSATLDPVFITGVARAEMRVFRPEKSNGRAVLTIPGGAYNFVSIRNEGTDVARVLTALGYTVFVLVYRLPGEGWAERWNVPLQDAQRAMRIVRARAQSYAIDPATVAVLGFSAGGHLAASLITASEEQVYAPRDVADSLDARPMCAGLIYPVIAASAPHTHGLSAETLLGPSPGADRIALRSPALHVDAATPPTFLVHALDDTAVPYPNSALFMDAMLAAGRPVETHYFEEGGHGFGIGPANAPAGQWPALFDAFLRRHAG, from the coding sequence ATGCACTGGCAGGTCAACCGCAGGCAGATGCTGCTGGCGAGTGGAGTGTTGCTGATGAACGTGCCCGCACTCGATGCACGCGAGGCGCTGCAGATCCCGCAGGGCACCGGCCCGCTGCCGCCCGAATGGACCACAGCGCCATCGATCGCTCTGTGGGATGGCCCGCCGCCCGGTGCCCCCGCCAGCGCGCCGGTCCGATCGGCCACGCTCGATCCGGTGTTCATCACCGGCGTCGCGCGCGCCGAGATGCGTGTCTTCCGGCCAGAGAAGAGCAATGGCCGCGCAGTGCTGACCATCCCCGGCGGCGCCTATAATTTCGTCTCGATCCGCAACGAAGGCACCGATGTTGCCCGGGTGCTGACCGCGCTGGGCTATACCGTCTTCGTGCTGGTCTACCGCCTCCCCGGCGAAGGCTGGGCCGAGCGCTGGAATGTGCCGCTACAGGATGCGCAAAGGGCGATGCGGATCGTCCGCGCGCGTGCGCAGAGCTATGCGATCGATCCGGCCACGGTTGCGGTGCTGGGCTTCTCTGCCGGGGGGCACCTCGCCGCCTCGCTGATTACCGCGAGCGAGGAACAGGTCTATGCTCCCCGCGACGTGGCGGACAGTCTGGACGCGAGGCCAATGTGCGCGGGGCTGATCTATCCGGTGATCGCCGCGAGCGCGCCGCACACCCATGGCTTGTCGGCCGAGACGCTGCTGGGCCCGTCGCCCGGAGCTGACCGCATTGCGCTTCGCTCACCGGCGCTTCATGTCGATGCGGCCACACCGCCCACCTTCCTTGTCCACGCGCTCGACGATACGGCGGTGCCCTATCCCAACAGCGCGCTGTTCATGGATGCGATGCTGGCCGCCGGACGCCCGGTCGAAACGCATTATTTCGAGGAAGGCGGGCATGGCTTCGGCATCGGGCCGGCCAATGCCCCCGCAGGGCAATGGCCGGCCTTGTTCGATGCGTTTCTCAGGCGGCACGCCGGTTAG
- a CDS encoding LacI family DNA-binding transcriptional regulator, translating into MVSVKNLKEFSELAGVSTATASRALTGSGRVSEETRKRIAALAEKLGYQPNIAARNLRTQRTMTIGVLVPLGHEALQHLSDPFFNTMTGFLADAFAENGYDMLLSRVLPRNDRWMDRFIGSGRVDGIVVVGQSDQFHVIETVSRRYQPMVVWGGHSPDQHHCSIGSDNRLGGRMATMHLVERGCTRIAYAGPIKGSEFGERADGARAALIDAGLAPLEEIPTHFEPDAAYADVREKLAALPHMPDGIVAGSDVTAISVIRALRDLGQRVPEDVRVIGYDGLPIGEHMAPPLSTIDQQLRHGAQLLTETLFRRIAGEDTVSQQIEPQLIIRGST; encoded by the coding sequence ATGGTCAGCGTCAAGAATCTGAAGGAATTTTCCGAACTCGCCGGGGTTTCCACGGCGACCGCCTCGCGCGCGCTGACCGGATCGGGCCGCGTCAGCGAGGAGACCCGCAAGCGCATTGCCGCGCTTGCCGAGAAATTGGGCTATCAGCCCAACATCGCCGCGCGCAACCTGCGCACCCAGCGCACCATGACCATCGGCGTGCTGGTTCCGCTGGGCCACGAGGCGCTGCAGCACCTCTCCGACCCGTTCTTCAACACCATGACCGGCTTTCTGGCCGATGCCTTCGCTGAGAACGGCTATGACATGCTGCTCTCGCGCGTGCTGCCGCGCAACGACCGCTGGATGGACCGCTTCATCGGCAGCGGGCGGGTCGATGGCATCGTCGTGGTGGGGCAATCGGACCAGTTCCATGTCATCGAGACGGTATCCCGGCGCTACCAGCCGATGGTGGTGTGGGGCGGGCATTCGCCCGATCAGCACCATTGCTCGATCGGCTCGGACAACCGTCTGGGCGGGCGCATGGCGACGATGCATCTGGTCGAGCGCGGCTGCACCCGAATTGCCTATGCCGGGCCGATCAAGGGATCCGAATTCGGCGAGCGTGCCGATGGCGCACGCGCCGCGCTTATCGACGCGGGACTGGCACCGCTCGAGGAAATCCCGACCCATTTCGAGCCCGACGCTGCTTATGCCGATGTCCGCGAAAAGCTCGCGGCGCTGCCGCACATGCCCGACGGGATCGTCGCGGGATCGGATGTCACCGCGATCAGCGTCATCCGCGCGCTGCGCGATCTGGGCCAGCGCGTGCCCGAAGACGTCAGGGTGATCGGCTATGACGGCCTGCCGATCGGAGAGCATATGGCGCCGCCGCTCAGCACCATCGACCAGCAGCTGCGCCATGGCGCGCAACTGCTCACCGAGACGCTGTTCCGGCGGATTGCGGGCGAGGACACCGTCTCGCAGCAGATCGAACCGCAGCTGATCATCCGCGGATCGACCTGA
- a CDS encoding carboxylesterase/lipase family protein has protein sequence MPKPEEASLASPTDPDRRGIMTGAALATGLALCPASASLADAKTPAPNPANPEISTDPAQVTARTASGRLRGYRKGRITIFKGVPYAAPTGGANRFRPPRPVAPWHGVRSALHYGPIAPQDKGTGRLNDEEAFIFRWNDAVEDEDCLRLNIWTPGLYDARRPVLVWLHGGGFAAGSGHDIPAFDGENVARTGDAVVVTLNHRLNLLGFLDLSSWGEGFEDSGNVGMLDIVAALAWVRDNIARFGGDPDRVTIFGQSGGGAKVTALMAMPAARGLFHRAAILSGSFAMFNTPDRSAQLSALLLAELGIAKGDIAALQALPYPTLRAAAERVTAKINPGFDGFIDVRRIAQMLNFAPVVDGRSILPTPGAPGVPLTDPKVPLIIGSTLNEFVTGINQPEVEAMTEQVLHARAERFAPGRGDAVVRAFSAVTPDAAPFDLWSRIATAPIRQAVIDQAKRRIAADAAPTYLYWFTWATPILEGRPRSFHCLDIPFWFDNAAACASMTGGGSAARALAKQMSQALVAFAATGVPSASALPVWLPVTAGAFPSLRLDTGPRMIAEIDAAERASLK, from the coding sequence ATGCCCAAGCCGGAGGAAGCCAGCCTCGCATCGCCCACCGATCCCGATCGGCGCGGGATCATGACGGGGGCTGCGCTGGCCACCGGCCTTGCGCTCTGTCCTGCATCCGCCAGCCTGGCCGATGCCAAGACGCCTGCCCCCAACCCCGCCAATCCCGAAATCAGCACCGACCCTGCGCAGGTCACCGCCAGAACCGCGAGCGGGCGGCTGCGCGGCTATCGCAAGGGGCGGATCACGATCTTCAAGGGCGTGCCCTATGCCGCGCCGACAGGCGGCGCCAACCGCTTTCGCCCGCCCCGGCCGGTAGCCCCCTGGCACGGTGTGCGCTCGGCGCTGCATTACGGCCCGATCGCTCCGCAGGACAAGGGCACCGGACGGCTCAACGACGAAGAGGCCTTTATCTTCCGCTGGAACGACGCGGTCGAGGACGAGGACTGCCTGCGCCTCAACATCTGGACGCCCGGGCTTTACGATGCGCGTCGCCCGGTGCTGGTCTGGCTGCACGGCGGCGGTTTTGCCGCGGGATCGGGGCATGACATCCCCGCCTTTGACGGCGAGAACGTCGCCCGCACCGGTGATGCCGTGGTGGTCACGCTCAACCACCGGCTCAACCTGCTGGGCTTTCTCGATCTGTCGTCCTGGGGCGAGGGCTTTGAAGATTCAGGCAATGTCGGCATGCTCGACATCGTCGCGGCGCTCGCCTGGGTGCGCGACAACATCGCGCGCTTCGGCGGCGATCCCGACCGCGTCACCATTTTCGGCCAGTCGGGCGGCGGTGCCAAGGTCACCGCGCTGATGGCGATGCCCGCCGCGCGCGGGCTGTTCCACCGTGCGGCGATCCTCAGCGGATCGTTCGCGATGTTCAACACGCCGGATCGCAGCGCACAGCTTTCGGCCTTGCTGCTGGCAGAGCTGGGGATTGCCAAGGGCGATATCGCGGCGCTGCAGGCCCTGCCCTATCCGACGCTGCGCGCGGCTGCCGAACGCGTTACGGCGAAGATCAACCCCGGGTTTGACGGCTTCATCGATGTGCGCCGCATCGCGCAGATGCTGAACTTCGCGCCCGTGGTCGATGGCCGCAGCATCCTGCCGACACCCGGCGCGCCCGGCGTGCCGCTGACCGATCCCAAGGTGCCGCTGATCATCGGCTCCACGCTCAACGAGTTCGTCACCGGGATCAACCAGCCGGAGGTCGAGGCGATGACCGAGCAGGTCTTGCACGCGCGCGCCGAACGCTTCGCGCCCGGACGCGGCGATGCGGTCGTGCGCGCCTTTAGCGCCGTGACGCCCGACGCCGCCCCCTTCGACCTGTGGAGCCGGATCGCCACCGCGCCGATCCGGCAGGCGGTGATCGATCAGGCCAAGCGCCGGATCGCCGCCGACGCCGCCCCCACCTATCTGTACTGGTTCACTTGGGCGACCCCGATCCTGGAGGGGCGGCCGCGGTCGTTCCACTGCCTCGACATCCCCTTCTGGTTCGACAATGCCGCCGCCTGCGCGTCGATGACTGGCGGCGGGAGCGCCGCACGCGCGCTGGCCAAGCAGATGTCGCAGGCGCTGGTCGCCTTCGCCGCCACCGGCGTGCCCAGCGCCAGCGCGCTGCCCGTCTGGCTGCCGGTGACAGCCGGGGCGTTTCCATCGCTGCGGCTCGACACCGGTCCTCGCATGATCGCGGAAATCGACGCGGCCGAGCGGGCCAGCCTGAAGTAA
- a CDS encoding TonB-dependent receptor domain-containing protein, whose amino-acid sequence MRCLSLTMLALPLAALASPAQAEAPVRIDIAAGRLDTAIIALGRQAGISIGLTDRQIGAHRVRRLRGTMTTREALDRLLQASDARAVRLAADHWRIVRAPVTARRSGAPIRLAMAVPSSLPEPIHEIVVTAQRPPPEALTRDTFGYIRLEGDFALGGQGRGSDALVERLPTLGSTQLGPGRNRLFLRAISDSSFNGPTQAVVGQYLGSARLNYNAPDPDLRLVDLATVEVRQGPQGTLYGAGTLGGVIRLLPNLPDSRDWQAAQSLSLAATQNGDPSFDGSAMLNIPVVEGAVGLRAVVYGARDGGYIDDRLRGRNDINRVDTVGGRVLARIEPGAGWTIDMMAAAQDIDGRDSQYADRLGDGLDRASPFAQPFRSRFRLGQLAVGKQWDSFELLSTTTLTGLDLTETFDASVPGQTPSLFRQRGETRLVTNETRLSGETAGGIGWLVGTSLLSNRYRIRRARGEVARAAAITGIENGVDEATAYADLAIPATDRLYLDLGGRLSHMRLSGEALDSPFLSVAALARSNARRTQTAFLPSAGLRYRFSDGFSAHARYQEGFRPGGIGVRDQMVRRYRPDTVSAVEAGLAFSADSLSGDVTLAYTRWRNIQADLIDADGLPATENIGNGRIVTLDATLAWRPVSAVSIEASAVWADSRLVTPAAGIFVLPSNRANFDFASIPAGAVVAETNDLPNVARFSGRLAGSYRASLGAAGDLSISGSLRYVGRSRLGIGPVLGVQQGDVLDTGVSASLARERSTFWIQATNLFDARGNRFALGSPFTLPWGEQTTPLRPRTIRIGADFSF is encoded by the coding sequence ATGCGCTGCCTTAGCCTGACGATGCTCGCGCTGCCGCTGGCGGCGCTGGCATCGCCCGCGCAGGCCGAAGCGCCGGTGCGGATCGACATCGCGGCGGGCAGGCTGGACACCGCCATCATCGCCCTGGGGCGGCAGGCGGGAATCAGCATCGGCCTGACCGACCGGCAGATCGGCGCGCACCGGGTGCGCCGTTTGCGCGGCACCATGACCACGCGAGAGGCGCTCGACCGGCTGCTGCAGGCCAGCGATGCCCGCGCGGTGCGGCTGGCGGCCGATCACTGGCGCATCGTGCGCGCGCCGGTCACCGCGAGGCGCAGCGGCGCGCCGATCCGGCTCGCAATGGCCGTGCCCTCGTCCTTGCCCGAACCGATCCACGAAATCGTCGTCACCGCGCAGCGCCCACCGCCCGAGGCGCTGACTCGCGACACCTTTGGCTACATCCGGCTGGAGGGCGACTTTGCGCTGGGCGGGCAGGGCCGAGGGTCAGATGCGCTGGTCGAACGGCTGCCCACTCTGGGCTCCACCCAGCTTGGACCGGGGCGCAACCGGCTGTTCCTGCGCGCGATTTCGGATTCAAGCTTCAACGGCCCAACCCAGGCGGTGGTGGGCCAGTATCTGGGCTCGGCGCGGCTCAACTACAACGCGCCCGATCCGGACCTGAGGCTGGTCGACCTCGCCACGGTCGAGGTGCGGCAGGGGCCGCAGGGTACGCTTTATGGCGCGGGCACGCTGGGCGGGGTGATCCGGCTGCTCCCCAACCTCCCCGATTCGCGCGACTGGCAGGCAGCGCAGTCGCTCTCGCTCGCCGCCACGCAGAACGGCGATCCCTCGTTCGATGGCAGCGCGATGCTCAACATTCCCGTCGTCGAGGGGGCGGTGGGCCTGCGCGCGGTGGTCTATGGCGCGCGCGACGGCGGCTATATCGACGACCGCCTGCGCGGGCGCAACGATATCAACCGCGTCGATACCGTGGGCGGGCGCGTGCTGGCGCGGATCGAGCCGGGTGCGGGATGGACCATCGACATGATGGCCGCTGCGCAGGATATCGACGGGCGCGACAGCCAATATGCCGACCGGCTGGGCGATGGCCTCGACCGGGCAAGCCCGTTCGCGCAGCCCTTTCGCAGTCGCTTCCGGCTGGGCCAGCTGGCGGTGGGCAAGCAATGGGACAGCTTCGAGCTGCTCTCGACCACGACGCTGACCGGGCTGGACCTCACCGAAACCTTCGATGCCAGCGTCCCCGGCCAGACGCCCAGCCTGTTCCGCCAGCGGGGCGAGACGCGGCTGGTCACCAACGAGACCCGGCTGTCGGGCGAGACCGCGGGCGGGATCGGCTGGCTGGTCGGCACCAGCCTGCTCAGCAACCGCTATCGCATCCGTCGCGCGCGCGGCGAGGTGGCGCGCGCAGCGGCGATCACCGGAATCGAAAACGGGGTGGACGAAGCGACCGCCTATGCCGATCTCGCCATCCCCGCGACCGACCGGCTGTATCTCGATCTGGGCGGACGGCTCAGCCATATGCGGCTGTCGGGCGAAGCGCTGGATTCACCCTTCCTCTCGGTCGCCGCGCTGGCACGCAGCAATGCGCGGCGCACCCAGACCGCCTTCCTGCCTTCGGCGGGGCTGCGCTACCGTTTTTCGGACGGTTTCTCGGCGCACGCGCGCTATCAGGAGGGCTTTCGCCCCGGGGGCATAGGCGTGCGCGACCAGATGGTGCGGCGCTACCGCCCCGACACCGTCTCGGCGGTGGAGGCGGGCCTTGCGTTTTCTGCCGATTCGCTGAGCGGCGACGTGACGCTGGCCTATACCCGCTGGCGCAACATCCAGGCCGATCTGATCGATGCGGACGGGCTGCCGGCGACAGAAAACATCGGCAACGGGCGCATCGTCACGCTGGATGCGACGCTGGCCTGGCGCCCGGTGAGCGCGGTTTCGATCGAGGCCTCGGCGGTCTGGGCCGACAGCCGTCTGGTCACGCCAGCGGCGGGGATCTTCGTGCTGCCGTCCAACCGCGCGAACTTCGATTTTGCCTCGATCCCAGCAGGCGCGGTGGTGGCAGAGACGAACGACCTGCCCAACGTCGCGCGCTTTTCCGGGCGGCTGGCGGGCAGCTATCGCGCGTCGCTGGGCGCTGCGGGCGATCTCAGCATCAGCGGATCGCTGCGCTATGTCGGGCGGTCGCGGCTGGGCATCGGGCCGGTGCTGGGGGTGCAGCAGGGCGATGTGCTCGACACGGGCGTTTCGGCCAGCCTGGCGCGCGAGCGCAGCACCTTCTGGATCCAGGCGACCAACCTGTTCGATGCCCGCGGCAACCGCTTCGCGCTCGGATCGCCGTTCACCTTGCCCTGGGGCGAACAGACCACGCCGCTGCGCCCGCGCACCATCCGGATCGGCGCGGACTTCAGCTTCTGA
- a CDS encoding glycoside hydrolase family 68 protein yields the protein MLATSDAPTVWTAGDLATLMRDPANTIPAFALDSSARVPGFDLWDMWPVEHEDGRLPRFDGAALWMVLAATVEPDPDSRHMVARIYLASERDGRWTLHQPVFPEGFTPGDREWSGSAVLDDTGTRLTVHFTAAGRRNGPGPSLEQRLFEASCSFAASDGGIILSDWSAPQETMVADGIDYQVANQTEGRGGEILGFRDPGFFRDAATGGAYLFFTGSCARSSSRWTGNIGVARQDDAGGAWQMLPPVLSAAGVNNELERPHMRQRGGNYYLFWSTQAKVFAENIVAPTGLYGAVAPSPLGPFTLLNGTGLVAGTPPECPAQEYSWWVLDDLQVIGFADFPGIRDMGLIVDAAQRRAHFAGYPAPFFRIALDGATARVVG from the coding sequence GTGCTTGCAACATCTGATGCGCCCACCGTCTGGACCGCGGGCGATCTGGCAACGCTGATGCGCGACCCTGCCAACACCATTCCCGCCTTCGCGCTGGACAGCAGCGCGCGGGTTCCCGGCTTCGATCTGTGGGACATGTGGCCGGTCGAGCATGAAGATGGCCGCCTGCCGCGCTTCGACGGCGCCGCTTTGTGGATGGTGCTGGCAGCTACCGTCGAGCCCGATCCCGATTCCCGCCACATGGTTGCGCGCATCTATCTTGCCAGCGAACGCGACGGCCGCTGGACGCTGCATCAGCCGGTGTTTCCGGAAGGCTTCACCCCCGGCGACCGCGAATGGTCGGGATCGGCGGTGCTCGACGACACAGGCACGCGGCTCACCGTCCACTTCACCGCCGCCGGGCGTCGCAACGGGCCCGGGCCCAGCCTGGAGCAGCGCCTGTTCGAGGCGAGCTGCAGTTTTGCCGCCAGCGATGGCGGGATCATCCTGTCCGACTGGTCGGCACCGCAGGAAACCATGGTCGCCGACGGGATCGACTATCAGGTCGCCAACCAGACCGAAGGCCGCGGCGGCGAAATTCTGGGCTTTCGCGATCCCGGCTTTTTCCGCGATGCTGCCACGGGCGGCGCCTACCTGTTTTTTACCGGATCGTGCGCGCGTTCGTCCTCGCGGTGGACGGGCAATATCGGGGTCGCGCGGCAGGACGACGCCGGCGGCGCGTGGCAGATGCTGCCCCCGGTGCTCAGTGCGGCGGGCGTCAACAACGAGCTCGAACGCCCGCACATGCGCCAGCGTGGCGGGAACTACTATCTGTTCTGGTCGACCCAGGCGAAGGTCTTTGCCGAGAACATTGTGGCGCCCACCGGGCTGTATGGCGCGGTGGCGCCTTCGCCATTGGGTCCGTTCACGCTGCTCAACGGCACCGGGCTGGTGGCAGGCACCCCGCCCGAATGCCCCGCGCAGGAATACAGCTGGTGGGTGCTGGACGACCTGCAGGTGATCGGGTTCGCCGACTTCCCCGGCATCCGCGACATGGGCCTGATTGTCGACGCCGCGCAGCGCCGCGCGCATTTTGCGGGTTATCCCGCGCCGTTCTTTCGCATCGCGCTCGACGGCGCGACGGCGCGCGTGGTCGGCTGA
- a CDS encoding autotransporter outer membrane beta-barrel domain-containing protein, with translation MRLLLACTCLTPVSLLLPQAAALAETSVTTARTTPIATATANNGAADSIKITSAGSIKPASGGVAVTVNSNHNVTNEGTIQTTDASNSAGIVAVAGTSATITNSGTITIDETFAPTDTDNDGDLDGPFAQGQNRFGIRTLGALTGSVINAGTITIEGNSSAGISLEGPLTGSLTSSGSVSVRGDNSAGIRAGAVSGNVALTGSIATVGANAIGVALTGPIGGALTVQGSITSTGYRSATPPADVSKLDADDLLQGGPALQVAGSVAGGILLDVPPPNTKPDDKDEDKDGIEDDKEGTATITSFGSAAAVQIGSATAAVAIGAVGGSAAAGNGLVINGRILGSGVYKDVAGNGLVIGGLGQATTITGGVLNNGTVSAASNGGNATAIRIGALASVPGLRNTGTIEAGGGSVAANQVRAVVIDAGGSLAGITNSGRITANAAGEGSAVAIADLSGSLRTIENSGTISAVAAKPAAGRAIAIDLAANTSGATIRQSAATPTGKPSITGDIRLGSGSDLLEVSAGTITGAMQFGAGSNRLLASGEALLTGDATFGSGADTVQLAGKSALVGRLDLGGGADTLALSGSAQFRGTLAGAGQAAVTVAGGSLGITSPGTVALGSLAVTDQGMLGVTIDGKAGTVTRLDVAGDASFGAGSRLGVTLVNVSQSEGTYQILSAGRLTGSANLVASSIALPFLFKSSVTGNDAAGTVAVDIKRKTATELSLSASQARAYDAVFKALDSDAQVANSFLSIANAEQAGAAVQQMLPDHAGGTFATVTQGSRATARFLTDTAAPYSDQGGWGFWLQQTVWGSEKANRGTAAFDTSGWGATGGAEIKAGDVGRFGVSLAYLNGKNDDQDTGNEVRSDQYELAAHWRGDWGPLRAFARGSFAQIDFEGTRRFAFAQGTNVIERNARGTWSGQLYSASAGLGYEAKIGRRFALRPSASIDYYRLDEDGFAETGGGDAFNLTVDKRSSDEIAVNGTLVAGYDLGSLAADAVWLRAEIEGGRRQIIGGSLGATTARFKGGAAFTLLPDARNDGWIGGLRLVGGQSGFSLAGEVGAEEQYEKIALNARVSLRVGF, from the coding sequence ATGCGCCTCTTGCTGGCCTGTACCTGTTTGACTCCCGTATCGCTGCTGCTCCCCCAGGCTGCGGCGCTTGCCGAAACCAGCGTGACCACCGCGCGTACCACGCCGATCGCGACCGCCACGGCCAACAATGGCGCTGCCGACAGCATCAAGATCACCTCGGCTGGATCGATCAAGCCTGCATCGGGAGGCGTTGCGGTGACGGTCAACAGCAACCACAACGTCACCAACGAAGGCACCATCCAGACCACCGATGCCAGCAATTCCGCCGGGATCGTCGCGGTCGCGGGGACCAGCGCGACCATCACCAACTCGGGCACGATCACCATCGACGAGACCTTTGCGCCGACCGACACCGACAATGACGGCGATCTCGACGGACCGTTTGCGCAAGGCCAGAACCGCTTCGGCATCCGCACCCTGGGCGCGCTCACCGGATCGGTGATCAACGCTGGCACCATCACCATCGAGGGCAACTCGAGCGCGGGCATCAGCCTGGAGGGCCCTTTAACCGGATCGCTGACCAGCAGCGGCTCGGTATCGGTGCGCGGCGACAATTCCGCCGGAATCCGCGCCGGTGCGGTCAGCGGCAATGTCGCGCTCACCGGCTCGATCGCGACTGTCGGCGCGAACGCCATCGGTGTTGCGCTGACCGGGCCGATCGGCGGCGCGCTCACCGTGCAGGGCAGCATCACCTCCACCGGCTATCGCAGCGCCACCCCGCCTGCCGATGTCAGCAAGCTCGATGCCGACGATCTGCTGCAGGGCGGCCCGGCGCTGCAGGTGGCAGGGTCGGTCGCAGGCGGCATCCTGCTCGATGTACCGCCGCCCAACACCAAGCCCGATGACAAGGATGAGGACAAGGACGGGATCGAGGACGACAAGGAAGGTACCGCGACGATCACGTCGTTCGGCTCGGCCGCTGCCGTGCAGATCGGCTCGGCGACCGCCGCGGTCGCCATCGGCGCGGTGGGCGGCAGCGCGGCTGCCGGCAACGGCCTGGTGATCAACGGCCGCATCCTGGGCAGCGGCGTCTACAAGGATGTCGCGGGCAACGGTCTGGTGATTGGCGGCCTCGGCCAGGCCACCACCATTACCGGCGGCGTTCTCAACAACGGCACGGTCTCCGCTGCATCGAACGGCGGCAACGCCACCGCGATCCGCATCGGCGCGCTCGCCAGCGTGCCGGGATTGCGCAACACCGGCACGATCGAGGCGGGTGGCGGCTCGGTCGCCGCCAACCAGGTGCGCGCGGTGGTGATCGATGCGGGCGGATCGCTCGCAGGGATCACCAACAGCGGCAGGATCACCGCCAACGCAGCGGGCGAGGGTTCTGCCGTCGCGATCGCCGACCTGTCGGGATCGCTCCGCACGATCGAGAACAGCGGCACGATCAGCGCGGTTGCCGCCAAGCCCGCAGCGGGCCGCGCGATCGCGATCGATCTGGCCGCCAACACCAGCGGTGCCACCATCCGCCAGAGCGCGGCGACGCCCACGGGCAAGCCTTCGATTACCGGCGATATCCGGCTGGGATCGGGCAGTGATCTGCTCGAGGTGTCGGCTGGCACGATCACCGGCGCGATGCAGTTCGGTGCGGGCAGCAACCGGTTGCTGGCGAGCGGCGAAGCGCTGCTCACCGGTGATGCGACCTTCGGCAGCGGCGCCGATACGGTGCAACTGGCAGGCAAGTCGGCGCTGGTCGGCAGGCTGGACCTGGGCGGCGGCGCCGACACGCTCGCGCTCTCTGGCTCCGCGCAGTTCCGCGGCACGCTGGCGGGTGCCGGGCAGGCAGCGGTGACGGTTGCGGGCGGATCGCTTGGCATCACCAGCCCCGGAACCGTGGCGCTCGGCTCGCTCGCGGTCACCGACCAGGGCATGCTCGGCGTGACCATCGACGGCAAGGCTGGCACCGTCACCCGGCTCGACGTCGCAGGCGACGCCAGTTTTGGCGCAGGCTCGCGGCTGGGCGTGACCCTGGTCAATGTCAGCCAGTCGGAAGGGACCTACCAGATCCTGTCCGCAGGCCGGCTGACGGGCAGCGCCAACCTCGTCGCCTCCAGCATCGCGCTGCCGTTCCTGTTCAAGTCCAGCGTGACGGGCAATGATGCCGCGGGCACCGTTGCGGTCGACATCAAGCGCAAGACCGCCACCGAGCTCAGCCTTTCGGCCTCGCAGGCGCGCGCCTATGATGCGGTGTTCAAGGCGCTGGACAGCGATGCGCAGGTGGCAAACAGCTTCCTGTCGATCGCCAATGCCGAGCAGGCGGGCGCCGCGGTGCAGCAGATGCTGCCCGATCACGCCGGGGGAACCTTCGCCACCGTGACCCAGGGCTCGCGCGCGACCGCGCGGTTCCTCACCGATACCGCAGCGCCCTATAGCGACCAGGGCGGCTGGGGCTTCTGGCTGCAGCAGACCGTCTGGGGCAGCGAAAAGGCCAACCGGGGCACCGCCGCATTCGACACCAGCGGCTGGGGTGCAACCGGCGGGGCCGAGATCAAGGCAGGCGATGTCGGCAGGTTTGGCGTCTCGCTCGCCTATCTCAACGGCAAGAACGACGATCAGGACACCGGCAACGAGGTGCGGTCTGACCAGTATGAGCTGGCGGCGCACTGGCGCGGCGACTGGGGCCCGCTGCGCGCCTTTGCCCGCGGTTCGTTCGCGCAGATCGACTTTGAAGGCACGCGCCGCTTCGCCTTTGCGCAAGGCACCAATGTGATCGAACGCAATGCCCGCGGAACCTGGTCGGGCCAGCTCTACAGCGCCTCGGCGGGGCTGGGCTATGAGGCGAAGATCGGCAGGCGCTTTGCGCTGCGGCCTTCGGCCTCGATCGACTATTACCGGCTCGACGAGGACGGCTTTGCCGAGACCGGCGGCGGCGATGCGTTCAACCTGACGGTGGACAAGCGCAGCAGCGACGAGATCGCGGTCAACGGCACGCTGGTTGCGGGCTATGACCTCGGCAGCCTGGCCGCGGATGCGGTGTGGCTGCGTGCCGAGATCGAAGGCGGTCGCCGCCAGATCATCGGCGGCTCGCTCGGCGCGACCACCGCGCGCTTCAAGGGCGGCGCGGCGTTCACATTGCTCCCCGATGCGCGCAACGACGGGTGGATCGGCGGGCTGAGGCTGGTCGGCGGCCAGAGCGGCTTTTCGCTGGCGGGCGAAGTCGGCGCCGAGGAGCAATATGAGAAGATTGCCCTCAACGCCCGGGTCTCGCTTCGCGTGGGCTTCTAA